A single Lactuca sativa cultivar Salinas chromosome 8, Lsat_Salinas_v11, whole genome shotgun sequence DNA region contains:
- the LOC111914245 gene encoding uncharacterized protein LOC111914245, which yields MNQIESEFVLNRFCIPSTPQGVGKTTMIARVLENLRTSYPNLKIQGFHTGEIRQEDERVGFEVVTLDGCTAPLASINNSSVESIRWPTVGRYKVDVASFESLALPELQVKEDTDLFVINEVGKMELFSSLFFPAVLRVLESKKINLRWLFLPLVNQR from the exons ATGAATCAAATTGAATCTGAATTTGTTTTGAATCGCTTTTGTATACCTTCGACTCCGCAGGGCGTGGGTAAAACCACTATGATCGCTAGGGTTTTGGAGAATCTCAGAACTTCCTATCCCAATTTGAAAATACAAGGGTTTCAC ACAGGTGAGATCAGACAAGAAGACGAGAGGGTAGGGTTTGAGGTGGTTACGTTAGATGGTTGCACTGCTCCACTTGCTTCTATTAACAATTCCAG TGTAGAGTCCATTAGATGGCCTACTGTGGGAAGATACAAAGTCGATGTAGCATCATTCGAATCATTAGCTTTGCCTGAGTTACAG GTCAAAGAAGATACAGATCTGTTTGTGATTAATGAAGTTGGAAAGATGGAGCTCTTCAGTTCGTTGTTCTTCCCTGCAGTGTTACGTGTTCTTGAGTCAAAGAAGATAAATCTCCGGTGGTTGTTTCTTCCACTGGTGAAtcagagatag